Proteins encoded together in one Vigna angularis cultivar LongXiaoDou No.4 chromosome 5, ASM1680809v1, whole genome shotgun sequence window:
- the LOC108339013 gene encoding uncharacterized protein LOC108339013 isoform X2, whose amino-acid sequence MSVFHLICGFWGLLSVSFCTGVGCASCCPYQLFQQGNRRFEQKTDRFWKFSEEADRWVEVQLPCDLISGGDSECGKVNTREESVDQEQGFDDKKMRLDRKDDKVGVVGPLDVVLMPLRKRVSLTKMSETSVWITGESGSIYERFWNGLEWVMAPHDLPISAGRAVAVFIIGQMILALSESGTLYQMHFQLGEVSQPVWVEFSPALGQITDNEQERNTLTLMKSGVVSDDGQCYFCTKNGTLVELDVVESPRWTNHGQPAGANVAAIAAVASAREAVYTISSAGDLFEYNRKSKPSWRKHIWQEKTAKVSPLIPSKGCILNGLSGDHSESLFLLTKEGTLVERRLHQRKWKWVVHGSPEQQTLTSITPALQDESSETFISLFFTTSAGSVFEYQMPKQLGSVHNNQFPEAWGSHEHPSQAKAARGIAGLPLQVGRILYALDDGRLAELHLAGIGGESSGPSVPQNSRRKASMKYVWTLLDVPESEGWNAEYCTEERGPRNCIIGTKDESYDSGTSSVTGRRKQSQAQSYYLSVGTGGELSKSSEEDSLPDDWISSNFRLRLLYEGKSFFLINNDGLVFEYVCIENVWVWLKHDSSSAMSGIVGSYNGSLFMVDTFGSLFLREWSGNDIAWKNCTALRKGRHVIGGQPWDMLPGKARRATTEDSIFFVSKNGRLLQFMVYMRKFKWKDCKNPQNVKVASIVDQELFRENIVFVTGVNGRLYQYNKVTELWHEHYQSQHLILSQFPGTVIRPSTKSLSGSLFMLSREGGLVEYQWNTWYGWNWVEHGTPYKGVTLVGSPGPSFEGNQLLLIGSDGKVYLRYMDNSAWKWKDCGFPNMGNKIVEAHSGRFNEEKPDQIDGNCASGLNKDQDNIVGLSLNCEPKVASTRPIPFSEGSVIFELRDGRLAELQLEEEKEWTWSRIIGTPNSLCLENYWITLASS is encoded by the exons ATGTCAGTGTTCCATTTGATATGTGGCTTCTGGGGGCTCTTGTCTGTGAGCTTTTGTACTGGTGTGGGGTGTGCTTCATGCTGTCCCTATCAGCTGTTTCAGCAGGGTAATAGAAGGTTTGAACAGAAAACCGATAGGTTTTGGAAGTTCAGTGAAGAAGCTGATAGATGGGTTGAAGTGCAACTGCCCTGTGATCTGATATCTGGTGGTGATAGTGAGTGTGGTAAGGTGAACACAAGGGAAGAAAGCGTGGATCAAGAACAGGGATTTGATGACAAAAAGATGAGACTAGACAGAAAAGATGATAAAGTAGGAGTTGTTGGGCCCTTGGATGTGGTTCTGATGCCTCTGAGAAAGAGAGTTTCACTGACCAAAATGTCTGAGACATCTGTGTGGATCACTGGTGAAAGTGGGTCTATCTATGAGAGGTTTTGGAATGGATTGGAATGGGTGATGGCCCCTCATGACTTGCCAATATCAGCAGGACGTGCAGTGGCAGTTTTTATCATCGGTCAGATGATTCTTGCTTTATCTGAATCAGGAACTCTGTATCAG ATGCATTTTCAACTTGGTGAAGTTTCACAACCAGTTTGGGTTGAATTCTCACCTGCACTTGGTCAAATTACAGATAATGAACAGGAGAGAAATACTTTGACATTGATGAAGTCTGGTGTGGTGTCAGATGATGGACA ATGTTATTTCTGCACAAAGAATGGAACTCTTGTAGAACTTGATGTGGTCGAGTCTCCAAG ATGGACAAATCATGGCCAACCAGCTGGAGCAAATGTTGCAGCAATAGCTGCTGTTGCTTCTGCACGAGAAGCTGTATACACCATAAG TTCTGCGGGAGATCTTTTTGAGTATAATCGAAAATCAAAACCGTCGTGGAGGAAGCACATATGGCAAGAAAAAACAGCAAAAGTTTCACCTTTGATTCCGTCTAAAGGGTGCATTTTAAATGGATTAAGTGGTGATCATTCTGAATCTCTGTTTCTTTTAACCAAG GAAGGCACTTTGGTGGAGAGAAGATTGCATCAAAGGAAGTGGAAATGGGTAGTTCATGGAAGTCCTGAACAACAAACTTTGACATCTATTACGCCAGCTTTGCAAGATGAATCAAGTGAAACattcatttctttattttttactactTCAGCTGGATCTGTTTTTGAATATCAAATGCCAAAACAACTAG GCAGTGTTCATAATAATCAGTTTCCAGAAGCATGGGGAAGTCATGAGCATCCCTCACAAGCTAAAGCAGCAAGAGGTATAGCTGGCTTACCATTACAAGTTGGGAGGATACTGTATGCACTAGATGATGGTAGACTTGCAGAATTGCATCTAGCAGGAATAGGTGGTGAAAGTTCAGGACCATCTGTACCGCAAAACTCTCGAAGGAAAGCATCAATGAAATATGTTTGGACTCTATTAGATGTGCCAGAGAGTGAAGGATGGAATGCAGAATATTGTACAGAAGAACGTGGCCCCAGAAATTGTATTATAGGCACAAAAGATGAGTCATATGATTCAGGAACAAGTTCAGTAACAGGTAGGAGAAAACAAAGCCAAGCACAGAGTTATTACTTGTCTGTAGGCACAGGTGGTGAGCTGAGTAAATCTTCAGAAGAAGACAGTCTACCGGATGACTGGATTAGTAGTAACTTCCGCTTGAGACTGTTGTACGAAGGCAAGTCATTCTTCTTAATAAACAATGATGGTTTGGTTTTTGAATACGTTTGTATTGAGAATGTATGGGTATGGTTGAAGCATGATAGCTCCTCAGCTATGAGTGGTATAGTGGGGAGCTATAATGGAAGTTTGTTTATGGTTGATACATTTGGGAGTTTGTTCCTTAGAGAATGGAGTGGTAACGACATAGCATGGAAAAATTGCACTGCTTTGAGGAAAGGGAGACATGTTATTGGAGGTCAACCATGGGACATGTTACCAGGTAAAGCAAGGAGGGCTACAACTGAAGATTCAATCTTCTTTGTGAGCAAAAATGGAAGATTACTGCAGTTCATG GTGTACATGAGGAAGTTTAAATGGAAAGATTGCAAAAATCCTCAAAATGTGAAAGTTGCAAGTATAGTTGACCAGGAATTGTTCAGGGAAAATATAGTCTTTGTCACTGGAGTAAATGGTCGGCTATATCAGTATAACAAAGTGACTGAGCTGTGGCATGAGCATTATCAGTCTCAACATTTGATTCTGTCCCAGTTTCCTGGAACAGTCATAAGACCATCAACAAAATCACTCTCAGGTTCTCTCTTCATGCTTTCAAGAGAAGGTGGACTTGTTGAGTACCAGTGGAATACTTGGTATGGATGGAACTGGGTAGAACATGGCACACCTTATAAAGGTGTTACACTGGTTGGTTCGCCTGGTCCTAGCTTTGAAGGTAATCAACTACTTTTGATAGGCTCAGATGGTAAAGTATATCTGAGATACATGGACAACAGTGCATGGAAGTGGAAGGATTGTGGTTTCCCCAATATGGGAAATAAAATTGTTGAAGCACATAGTGGAAGATTCAATGAGGAGAAACCAGATCAGATTGATGGAAATTGTGCATCTGGCTTGAACAAGGACCAGGATAACATTGTTGGCCTCAGCTTAAATTGTGAACCAAAG GTGGCATCCACAAGACCAATTCCATTTTCTGAAGGTTCTGTCATATTTGAGCTCAGAGATGGCAGG TTAGCAGAATTACAACTTGAAGAGGAGAAAGAATGGACTTGGTCACGGATAATTGGCACTCCAAATAGTTTATGCTTGGAAAATTATTGGATTACACTTGCATCATCATAG
- the LOC108339013 gene encoding uncharacterized protein LOC108339013 isoform X1: MSVFHLICGFWGLLSVSFCTGVGCASCCPYQLFQQGNRRFEQKTDRFWKFSEEADRWVEVQLPCDLISGGDSECGKVNTREESVDQEQGFDDKKMRLDRKDDKVGVVGPLDVVLMPLRKRVSLTKMSETSVWITGESGSIYERFWNGLEWVMAPHDLPISAGRAVAVFIIGQMILALSESGTLYQMHFQLGEVSQPVWVEFSPALGQITDNEQERNTLTLMKSGVVSDDGQRCYFCTKNGTLVELDVVESPRWTNHGQPAGANVAAIAAVASAREAVYTISSAGDLFEYNRKSKPSWRKHIWQEKTAKVSPLIPSKGCILNGLSGDHSESLFLLTKEGTLVERRLHQRKWKWVVHGSPEQQTLTSITPALQDESSETFISLFFTTSAGSVFEYQMPKQLGSVHNNQFPEAWGSHEHPSQAKAARGIAGLPLQVGRILYALDDGRLAELHLAGIGGESSGPSVPQNSRRKASMKYVWTLLDVPESEGWNAEYCTEERGPRNCIIGTKDESYDSGTSSVTGRRKQSQAQSYYLSVGTGGELSKSSEEDSLPDDWISSNFRLRLLYEGKSFFLINNDGLVFEYVCIENVWVWLKHDSSSAMSGIVGSYNGSLFMVDTFGSLFLREWSGNDIAWKNCTALRKGRHVIGGQPWDMLPGKARRATTEDSIFFVSKNGRLLQFMVYMRKFKWKDCKNPQNVKVASIVDQELFRENIVFVTGVNGRLYQYNKVTELWHEHYQSQHLILSQFPGTVIRPSTKSLSGSLFMLSREGGLVEYQWNTWYGWNWVEHGTPYKGVTLVGSPGPSFEGNQLLLIGSDGKVYLRYMDNSAWKWKDCGFPNMGNKIVEAHSGRFNEEKPDQIDGNCASGLNKDQDNIVGLSLNCEPKVASTRPIPFSEGSVIFELRDGRLAELQLEEEKEWTWSRIIGTPNSLCLENYWITLASS, encoded by the exons ATGTCAGTGTTCCATTTGATATGTGGCTTCTGGGGGCTCTTGTCTGTGAGCTTTTGTACTGGTGTGGGGTGTGCTTCATGCTGTCCCTATCAGCTGTTTCAGCAGGGTAATAGAAGGTTTGAACAGAAAACCGATAGGTTTTGGAAGTTCAGTGAAGAAGCTGATAGATGGGTTGAAGTGCAACTGCCCTGTGATCTGATATCTGGTGGTGATAGTGAGTGTGGTAAGGTGAACACAAGGGAAGAAAGCGTGGATCAAGAACAGGGATTTGATGACAAAAAGATGAGACTAGACAGAAAAGATGATAAAGTAGGAGTTGTTGGGCCCTTGGATGTGGTTCTGATGCCTCTGAGAAAGAGAGTTTCACTGACCAAAATGTCTGAGACATCTGTGTGGATCACTGGTGAAAGTGGGTCTATCTATGAGAGGTTTTGGAATGGATTGGAATGGGTGATGGCCCCTCATGACTTGCCAATATCAGCAGGACGTGCAGTGGCAGTTTTTATCATCGGTCAGATGATTCTTGCTTTATCTGAATCAGGAACTCTGTATCAG ATGCATTTTCAACTTGGTGAAGTTTCACAACCAGTTTGGGTTGAATTCTCACCTGCACTTGGTCAAATTACAGATAATGAACAGGAGAGAAATACTTTGACATTGATGAAGTCTGGTGTGGTGTCAGATGATGGACA AAGATGTTATTTCTGCACAAAGAATGGAACTCTTGTAGAACTTGATGTGGTCGAGTCTCCAAG ATGGACAAATCATGGCCAACCAGCTGGAGCAAATGTTGCAGCAATAGCTGCTGTTGCTTCTGCACGAGAAGCTGTATACACCATAAG TTCTGCGGGAGATCTTTTTGAGTATAATCGAAAATCAAAACCGTCGTGGAGGAAGCACATATGGCAAGAAAAAACAGCAAAAGTTTCACCTTTGATTCCGTCTAAAGGGTGCATTTTAAATGGATTAAGTGGTGATCATTCTGAATCTCTGTTTCTTTTAACCAAG GAAGGCACTTTGGTGGAGAGAAGATTGCATCAAAGGAAGTGGAAATGGGTAGTTCATGGAAGTCCTGAACAACAAACTTTGACATCTATTACGCCAGCTTTGCAAGATGAATCAAGTGAAACattcatttctttattttttactactTCAGCTGGATCTGTTTTTGAATATCAAATGCCAAAACAACTAG GCAGTGTTCATAATAATCAGTTTCCAGAAGCATGGGGAAGTCATGAGCATCCCTCACAAGCTAAAGCAGCAAGAGGTATAGCTGGCTTACCATTACAAGTTGGGAGGATACTGTATGCACTAGATGATGGTAGACTTGCAGAATTGCATCTAGCAGGAATAGGTGGTGAAAGTTCAGGACCATCTGTACCGCAAAACTCTCGAAGGAAAGCATCAATGAAATATGTTTGGACTCTATTAGATGTGCCAGAGAGTGAAGGATGGAATGCAGAATATTGTACAGAAGAACGTGGCCCCAGAAATTGTATTATAGGCACAAAAGATGAGTCATATGATTCAGGAACAAGTTCAGTAACAGGTAGGAGAAAACAAAGCCAAGCACAGAGTTATTACTTGTCTGTAGGCACAGGTGGTGAGCTGAGTAAATCTTCAGAAGAAGACAGTCTACCGGATGACTGGATTAGTAGTAACTTCCGCTTGAGACTGTTGTACGAAGGCAAGTCATTCTTCTTAATAAACAATGATGGTTTGGTTTTTGAATACGTTTGTATTGAGAATGTATGGGTATGGTTGAAGCATGATAGCTCCTCAGCTATGAGTGGTATAGTGGGGAGCTATAATGGAAGTTTGTTTATGGTTGATACATTTGGGAGTTTGTTCCTTAGAGAATGGAGTGGTAACGACATAGCATGGAAAAATTGCACTGCTTTGAGGAAAGGGAGACATGTTATTGGAGGTCAACCATGGGACATGTTACCAGGTAAAGCAAGGAGGGCTACAACTGAAGATTCAATCTTCTTTGTGAGCAAAAATGGAAGATTACTGCAGTTCATG GTGTACATGAGGAAGTTTAAATGGAAAGATTGCAAAAATCCTCAAAATGTGAAAGTTGCAAGTATAGTTGACCAGGAATTGTTCAGGGAAAATATAGTCTTTGTCACTGGAGTAAATGGTCGGCTATATCAGTATAACAAAGTGACTGAGCTGTGGCATGAGCATTATCAGTCTCAACATTTGATTCTGTCCCAGTTTCCTGGAACAGTCATAAGACCATCAACAAAATCACTCTCAGGTTCTCTCTTCATGCTTTCAAGAGAAGGTGGACTTGTTGAGTACCAGTGGAATACTTGGTATGGATGGAACTGGGTAGAACATGGCACACCTTATAAAGGTGTTACACTGGTTGGTTCGCCTGGTCCTAGCTTTGAAGGTAATCAACTACTTTTGATAGGCTCAGATGGTAAAGTATATCTGAGATACATGGACAACAGTGCATGGAAGTGGAAGGATTGTGGTTTCCCCAATATGGGAAATAAAATTGTTGAAGCACATAGTGGAAGATTCAATGAGGAGAAACCAGATCAGATTGATGGAAATTGTGCATCTGGCTTGAACAAGGACCAGGATAACATTGTTGGCCTCAGCTTAAATTGTGAACCAAAG GTGGCATCCACAAGACCAATTCCATTTTCTGAAGGTTCTGTCATATTTGAGCTCAGAGATGGCAGG TTAGCAGAATTACAACTTGAAGAGGAGAAAGAATGGACTTGGTCACGGATAATTGGCACTCCAAATAGTTTATGCTTGGAAAATTATTGGATTACACTTGCATCATCATAG
- the LOC108338868 gene encoding 30S ribosomal protein S9, mitochondrial → MLSRLIPKPSHLRRFLSLPLKPPHAPVKPYFTTFVVPKHFSTNSGGNGDGKDPFSNRLWNDFQETDEKFGALFEEESGSLAGINEESGKREEQNWLQEEEKGWLQEKGLDDKDEDAIFKGIESESGDAGGGGGAVDGWNFGVGEGEDFKPWNLKGEDKEDVFDFKEEDVEHESGIPALDGKPEVDVEQLEKEEQALTAVVKGPKRAFGDLIAASGITDEMLDSLIALKDFDGVDGLPPLSVIEDMRYERNTRKSTRGEMERLKQEEAAKARVKQVDDKGRAYGTGRRKCSVARVWVQPGNGKFVVNDKEFDVYFPMLDHRATLLRPFSETKTLGLWDVNCTVKGGGVSGQVGAIRLGISKALQNWEPDLRPALRNAGFLTRDSRVVERKKPGKAKARKSFQWVKR, encoded by the exons ATGCTTTCTCGTTTAATCCCTAAACCCTCTCATCTTCGTCGCTTCCTCTCTCTTCCGTTGAAACCGCCCCACGCACCTGTGAAACCCTACTTCACCACCTTCGTTGTTCCTAAACACTTCTCCACCAACAGCGGCGGCAACGGCGATGGAAAGGATCCCTTCTCGAACCGCCTGTGGAACGATTTTCAGGAGACCGACGAAAAGTTCGGCGCTTTATTCGAGGAGGAGAGTGGAAGCCTTGCTGGAATAAACGAAGAGTCTGGGAAAAGGGAGGAGCAGAACTGGCTGCAAGAGGAAGAAAAGGGGTGGTTGCAAGAGAAGGGTCTCGATGATAAAGACGAGGATGCTATATTTAAAGGGATCGAGAGCGAAAGTGGAGATGCGGGTGGTGGAGGTGGTGCTGTTGATGGTTGGAATTTTGGAGTTGGAGAAGGAGAGGACTTCAAACCCTGGAACTTGAAGGGAGAGGACAAAGAGGATGTGTTTGATTTCAAAGAGGAGGATGTGGAACATGAAAGCGGCATCCCTGCTTTGGATGGTAAGCCCGAAGTGGATGTTGAACAGCTCGAGAAGGAAGAGCAAGCTCTCACTGCTGTTGTCAAAG GTCCAAAACGTGCATTTGGTGATTTGATTGCTGCTTCTGGAATCACGGATGAAATGCTTGACAGTTTGATTGCGTTGAAAGACTTCGACGGAGTTGATGGGTTGCCCCCTCTTAGTGTAATTGAAGACATGCGGTATGAGAGGAATACTAGAAAATCCACTAGAGGTGAAATGGAGCGTCTGAAGCAAGAGGAAGCTGCAAAGGCTAGAGTGAAACAAGTTGATGACAAAGGTCGTGCCTATGGaacaggaagaagaaaatgcAGTGTTGCCCGTGTCTGGGTTCAGCCTGGTAATGGTAAATTTGTAGTTAATGATAAAGAGTTTGATGTCTATTTTCCTATGCTTGATCATCGCGCCACGCTCCTCCGACCTTTCTCTGAGACAAAGACACTGGGGCTCTGGGATGTCAATTGTACCGTGAAAGGAGGCGGTGTTTCAG GGCAAGTTGGAGCTATACGATTAGGGATCAGCAAGGCTTTGCAAAACTGGGAACCAGATTTGCGGCCTGCACTGAGAAATG CTGGTTTCCTAACGAGGGACTCGCGAGTGGTAGAAAGGAAAAAGCCAGGAAAGGCAAAAGCAAGAAAAAGTTTCCAATGGGTCAAGCGTTGA